One part of the Sorangiineae bacterium MSr11954 genome encodes these proteins:
- a CDS encoding IS66 family transposase, producing the protein MQAELEVLKRAFARRTEKMGKMPKIARPPRTLAEIAERRTEQALLRAEHIVTEEKTEPVPETLKKCHLCGGTNFRSVGTGKPSEVYSYVPGYFRRVVHTREVVACRCGGCVITAPPPERWSDKTRYDSSFVAHLVVSKCLVVTPLYRLEQSFARLGMPIARSTMNDLFRRAAQKLEPLRAPLFDVIKKDFLVHVDETSFTLTKQTSKAFIWSFVGKRLTGYRFELTRGGDAPLEVLGDSPGAFLCDDYRGYDPLEKRGLRQRCGCLAHVRRKFFETGEVPEAKEALDLIAGMYGVEHEAEHRAFLGTAEHLALRRTYARPLFVRLLLLSRELRRAHGPKTLLGRAAHYVWRNLRPLGRFLRDPRIRLDNNLAENALRLIALGRKNFLFVHSEDAGKELALLYSLVVSCTRVAINPVEYIADVLERIDKTADDNLSNLLPDRWKPHAIASPSTFFDA; encoded by the coding sequence ATGCAGGCCGAGCTCGAGGTGCTCAAACGCGCCTTCGCCAGGCGTACCGAGAAGATGGGCAAGATGCCCAAGATCGCGCGGCCACCGAGGACGCTAGCGGAGATCGCCGAGCGCCGCACGGAGCAGGCTTTGCTTCGCGCGGAACACATCGTCACAGAAGAGAAGACGGAGCCCGTGCCCGAGACGCTGAAGAAGTGTCATCTTTGCGGCGGCACGAATTTTCGCAGCGTCGGCACCGGCAAGCCATCCGAGGTTTACTCGTACGTCCCGGGCTACTTCCGACGTGTTGTGCACACGCGCGAGGTCGTCGCGTGTCGATGCGGTGGATGCGTCATTACCGCGCCGCCGCCGGAGCGTTGGTCGGACAAGACGCGGTACGATTCGAGCTTCGTTGCGCACCTCGTCGTCTCGAAGTGCCTTGTCGTCACGCCGCTTTATCGTCTCGAGCAGTCGTTCGCGCGGCTCGGTATGCCCATCGCACGAAGCACGATGAATGACTTGTTCCGGCGTGCGGCGCAAAAGCTCGAGCCCCTCCGAGCCCCGCTCTTCGACGTCATCAAGAAGGACTTCCTCGTCCATGTCGACGAGACGTCGTTTACGCTGACGAAGCAAACCTCGAAGGCGTTTATCTGGTCCTTTGTTGGCAAGCGTCTCACGGGATATCGCTTTGAGCTCACGCGTGGTGGCGATGCTCCACTCGAGGTCCTCGGTGATTCGCCTGGCGCATTTCTGTGCGACGACTATCGTGGATATGACCCGCTCGAGAAGCGAGGACTCCGTCAGCGATGTGGCTGTCTCGCTCACGTTCGTCGGAAATTTTTCGAGACCGGGGAGGTGCCCGAAGCGAAGGAAGCACTCGACCTCATCGCCGGAATGTACGGTGTCGAGCACGAGGCAGAGCATCGCGCGTTTCTTGGCACGGCCGAGCATCTCGCGCTGCGGCGCACCTATGCACGGCCTCTATTTGTCCGATTACTTCTGCTTTCTCGCGAACTTCGTCGTGCACACGGACCGAAGACGTTGCTCGGTCGTGCCGCGCACTATGTATGGCGCAACCTGCGCCCGCTCGGCCGTTTTCTCCGCGATCCGCGCATCCGCCTGGACAATAACTTGGCAGAAAATGCCCTTAGGCTCATCGCTCTTGGCCGGAAAAATTTTCTATTTGTCCACAGCGAGGACGCCGGTAAGGAGCTCGCACTGCTCTACTCACTGGTCGTTTCGTGCACACGCGTTGCCATCAATCCCGTTGAGTACATCGCGGACGTCCTCGAACGCATCGACAAGACCGCCGACGACAATCTCTCGAACCTCCTGCCCGATCGCTGGAAACCACACGCGATCGCATCACCCTCGACGTTTTTCGACGCTTAG
- the tnpB gene encoding IS66 family insertion sequence element accessory protein TnpB (TnpB, as the term is used for proteins encoded by IS66 family insertion elements, is considered an accessory protein, since TnpC, encoded by a neighboring gene, is a DDE family transposase.), with the protein MLSLGPGIEIVLASAPVDLRRGHDGLVTLVQSLWKADPYSGTLFVFLGRRMDRVKILFFSAGGFVVYYKRLESGRFTLPRIPEGASRIDLDATSLTMLLDGVDLRLVRRTPMWKPAKTTAEAKKGIDIRRSA; encoded by the coding sequence GTGTTGAGTCTCGGGCCCGGCATCGAGATCGTCCTCGCGAGTGCGCCCGTCGACCTTCGGCGCGGACACGATGGCCTCGTGACGCTCGTGCAGTCTTTGTGGAAGGCCGACCCGTACAGTGGCACCCTCTTCGTGTTTCTTGGTCGCCGCATGGATCGCGTGAAGATCCTCTTCTTCAGCGCGGGCGGCTTCGTTGTCTATTACAAAAGGCTCGAATCTGGGCGCTTCACGCTCCCGCGGATCCCTGAAGGGGCCTCACGCATCGACCTCGACGCGACGTCGCTCACCATGCTGCTCGATGGTGTCGATCTTCGTCTCGTTCGACGCACACCGATGTGGAAACCCGCGAAGACGACCGCCGAAGCGAAAAAGGGGATCGACATTCGGCGGAGTGCATGA
- a CDS encoding trypsin-like serine protease — translation MIWNNGIAWILAVGAAAGAVGCSSDAGQDEEKDQQTSPLYQAPIDQHHPFAVGICTGTLNTDPALGEVGACVANGNNTRCTGSLIAPNLVLTARHCVHDITPPPVEDDFQCTDAHVFTENPLFPGGIRVTTSHSALFDHPVWIDVKRVVISPFGSHMCKDDVALLILQRNVTDAAPAWVDLDRDLKTSPPSDGKVAVVGRGRVTPTDRGKGERRFLRDVPFTCVGPCDLPWGDNGFVFHAVDGQFAIGRSGLPGDSGSGILLNETFDTNPTIIGLDSLGFEDAAGLPLHSVAVAIRPHAAWISTGAYQAAKYGRYPVPGWAKIPEPGTPPPVD, via the coding sequence ATGATATGGAATAATGGAATTGCGTGGATTCTCGCAGTCGGAGCCGCCGCCGGCGCGGTGGGTTGCAGCAGCGACGCGGGGCAAGACGAAGAAAAGGACCAGCAGACCAGCCCGCTCTATCAGGCGCCGATCGATCAACATCATCCGTTCGCAGTCGGGATCTGCACCGGTACGCTGAACACGGATCCCGCCCTCGGCGAGGTCGGCGCCTGCGTGGCCAACGGAAACAACACGCGCTGCACGGGCTCGCTGATCGCTCCGAACCTGGTCCTCACCGCGCGCCACTGCGTCCACGACATCACGCCGCCGCCCGTCGAGGATGATTTCCAATGCACCGACGCGCACGTCTTCACGGAAAATCCTTTGTTTCCGGGCGGCATCCGCGTCACCACCTCGCACTCGGCCCTCTTCGATCACCCGGTCTGGATCGACGTGAAGCGCGTGGTCATTTCGCCGTTCGGGAGCCACATGTGCAAAGACGACGTGGCGCTGCTGATCCTTCAGCGGAACGTCACCGACGCGGCCCCGGCGTGGGTCGATCTCGACCGCGACTTGAAGACATCGCCGCCCTCGGACGGGAAGGTGGCGGTCGTAGGGCGCGGGCGCGTCACCCCCACCGACCGGGGCAAAGGCGAACGCCGCTTCCTTCGCGACGTTCCATTCACCTGTGTGGGGCCGTGCGATCTGCCGTGGGGCGACAACGGGTTCGTCTTTCATGCCGTAGACGGGCAGTTCGCCATCGGGCGATCGGGCCTCCCCGGCGATTCGGGTTCGGGCATTCTGCTGAACGAGACCTTCGATACCAATCCGACCATCATCGGTTTGGACTCGCTCGGCTTCGAGGATGCAGCGGGGCTCCCGCTGCACAGCGTCGCTGTCGCCATTCGCCCGCACGCCGCGTGGATCTCGACGGGCGCATACCAGGCCGCAAAGTACGGCCGTTACCCGGTGCCCGGGTGGGCCAAGATCCCCGAGCCGGGCACACCGCCGCCCGTCGATTGA